The DNA sequence TCAGGCCCATGGCAACACCGGTGTGCGCGAGGGCCTCAGCCACCACGCGGACGGTGCCGTCGCCACCGCCCACCAGGACGACGTCGGGCTTTCCCGCCAACGCAGCCTGCATCTGCGAAAAGCCCGGGTCCTCCGCCGTCGTCTCGAAAAAGACCGGTTCCTCCCAGCCGGCGGCCAGGCAGGCCCTGTGGATCATCCCCCTGGCTTCGTCGGCCCGCGCCTTGATGGGATTCAGGACCACGGCCACGCGCTGTCGCGCCAGCCCTGAGTCGTAGGCTTCGCCGGCCACGGCGCTGCGCACATGCAGGGCTTTGAGGCGGCGCACCCCCCACCAGCTGGACGTGGCGAAGGCAAGCGCCACCGCAATCAGCAGGTAGAGAATCCAGTCGCTCATGGTGCTTCAACAGTAGCCCGGCGCACGGCGGGGGACCGCACGGGGCCGCGCGCCCGCCGTCGTGCACTGAATTGGATACCCTTGTCTGGTGATCGACGTAAAAGACCTCAGCGAAAACCCGGACAAGTTCCGTGCCAGCCAGCGCGCCCGCGGCGCGGACGAATCAGTGGTGGACGCGATCATCTCCGCGAATTCCGCCCGCCGCGAGGCCCTGCTCCGCTTCGAGAACCTCCGCGCGGAGCAGAACGCCTTCGGCAAGAAGGTAGCGAAGGCCAAGGGCGAGGAGAAGCAGGCCCTGCTGGCCGAGGTCAAGGAGCTGGCCAATTCGGTCAAGGCCGCGTCCGCAGAGGCCGATGCCGCCCAGACCAAGCAGGAAGAACTGCTGCGCACCATCCCCAACCTGGTGGAGGACGGCGTTCCCGAGGGCGGCGAGGACGACTACGTGGTGGTCAAGACCGTTGGCACCCCGCGCGAATTCCCCGACTTCGAGCCCAAAGACCACCTGGAGATCGGTGAGCTGATCGGCGCCATCGACATGGAACGCGGCGCCAAGGTCTCCGGCGCGCGCTTCTACTTCCTGCGCGGCGTGGGTGCCCGGTTGGAGATGGCACTGCTGCAGATGGCCATGGACCAGGCCATCCAAGCCGGCTTCATCCCCATGATCACCCCCACCCTGGTGCGCCCCGAGACGATGCAGGGCACCGGCTTCGATGTGAAGCACGACGCCGAGATCTACCGTCTCGCCGAAGACGACCTTTACCTGGTTGGCACCTCAGAGGTGGCCCTGGCCGGGTACCACGCCGACGAGATCCTGGACTTCTCCGCCGGTCCCATCCGCTACGCGGGCCAGAGCTCCTGCTACCGCCGCGAAGCCGGATCCCACGGCAAGGACACCCGCGGCATCATTCGCGTGCACCAGTTCAACAAGGTTGAGATGTTCATCTACACCACGGTTGAAGAAGCTGCCGCAGAGCACCAGCGCCTCCTGGCCTGGGAAGAGGAAATGCTGGCCAAGTGCGAGCTGCCGTACCGGGTCATCGACACCGCGGCCGGCGACCTCGGCACCTCCGCGGCACGCAAGTACGACTGCGAAGCCTGGGTCCCCACGCAGAACGCCTACCGCGAGCTGACGTCCACCTCCAACTGCACCACGTTCCAGGCCCGCCGCCTGAACATCCGTGAACGGGTGGTCAACGCGGAAGGCGTCTCCAAGGGCACCCGCGCCGTGGCCACGCTGAACGGCACCCTGGCCACCACCCGGTGGATCGTGGCGCTGCTTGAGCACCACCAGAACGCGGACGGCTCCGTCAACGTCCCCAAGGCGCTGCAGAAGTACCTGGGCGGCCTCGAGGTCCTCCCGGTCCTCTAGGCTTCCACTCATAAGCTTGTTCGCGGATCCGACCCTACGTGGTTCTGATCCGCGGACGAGCTTAGGTCCGCCTCGTGGTTGTCCACATGCAGGCGCCGGCCCCGTATCCCTGCTTCCACTGTCGCGCATCATGATGGCATGGATGTACCGCCGGGACTGATTGATACTGCCGCCATTCTCCGCACAGGCGCCGGCACTGATGCCGTGCACCGTGCCTTCAAAGCGGGGCAACTGGTGCGGATTCGCCGGGGTTTCTACGTTCCCACCGAAGACTGGCTTCGTGCACTGCCCTCCCGGCGCTTCGAATGGACGACGACGGCAGTTGCCAGGTCAGTCAAAGGTGCAGTTCTGTGCGGGCTTACGGCAGCGGTGGCCAGTGGGTTGCCAACACTTGGAACGCCACCCTGCGTGGAACTTGCCACAACGCTTCCCGGCCGCAGCGGCGTCAGAAATTCGCCGCTGCTGGTACTGGGTGGGGACGCTTCCGCCGGGAACGTCCGCCGCACGCGTTCCTATCCGCTTCGGTACCGCCTTATGACCGGGTTCAATGCCGTGCCCTTTGGCGAGTTCCTCTGTTCAGGGCTCACCAAGACCACCGTGGACGTACTGGCCTCAGCGGAGCTTAGCCAGGCCCTGGTGCTCGCGGACGGGGCCGCCCGCAGGCTACTGCCAGATGGCGTGCTGGAGGAGGGTGTCAGCCTCCTGTCCGTGCCGGAAATTGCCGCTGGCATAGCGGCCCTTCCTTCCGCTGCTGCCCGCTGCCGCGCGGAGCGTGCGGCCGGCCTTGCCAGCCCGCAGCCGGAGTCGGTTGGTGAGTCCTACAGCCGTGCCGTCTTTGAATTCCTCGGCTTTGAGCAACCGGTCCTTCAGCAGGTCTTCAGGGATGGCGCCGGCTTCATCGGCAGGAGTGACTTCTGGTGGCCCCGGCAAAGCGTGGTGGGTGAATTCGACGGCAAAGGGAAGTACGTGGAGTTTGCCCGGCGGAACGGGATCAGCGCAGAGGAGGCTGTTTACCGGGAGAAGCTCCGCGAAGACCGGATCCGTGCCCTCGGCCATGGTTTCGTCCGGTGGGGGTGGGCAGACCTGACGGACCCAAACAAGCTGCGTTACAAGCTCCTCGCCGCAGGCCTCCGCCCGCGCCCGTAGCCTGCCGCCGCCTGAATCAGAGCCTTGTTCGCCGATCGGAACGCTGAAGGCGCGGATGCGCGAACAAGGTCGGGATTCGAGGAATCAAGTGCCCTCCTAACGGACAGGACCGCTCAGGGCCGGGGTGAAGGCACGCGCCGGCAAGCGCATCCATGTGGAAACCCGCCGTGTTAACCAACAGTTCAATAAACCTGTGGTCCGCGTCCTAGCGCGTGTCAGTTAGGTCTGCTTCACTATGTGGATGACAACGCTGACTGAAACCTCAGTCGCCGGCAACGATGACCGGCGAGACAACAATCGAGACTACAACCAGAACAACATCAGCCTCGCCGCGGTGGACCGGAAATTCATGGTCGCCCTGGACGTGGACGGCACCCTGGTCAACCACGACGGGCATATGTCCCCTGGCGTACGGGAAGCCGCGCAGGCCGTCGTGGCCGCCGGGCACGAGGTGATGATCGCCACCGGCCGCTCCCTGAACGCCACGCTTCCCATCATCGAGAAGATCGGCATCGAGCGCGGGTACGCCGTCTGCTGCAACGGCGGCGTGACCCTCCGGCTCCACCCGGAACTGGACAACGGCTACGAGGTCATCCACAAAGCCACGTTTGATCCCGCCCCGGCGCTGCGTGCCCTCCGCGAACGGCTTCCGTCCGCCAAGTATGCGCTTGAGGACGCTGACGGCAACTTCCTCTCCACCGAACGGTTCCAGGATGCCAGCTTCGGGGTGGAGGCGGTAGGCGTCGACTTCCACACCATGCTGGAGGCAACAGCCGTCCGCGTGGTGGTGTTCAGCACCGAAAACACGCCCGAGGAGTTCAACGAGGCCATCAACCACGTGGGCCTCGCGGGGGTGACCTACTCGGTGGGCTGGACTGCGTGGCTGGACATCGCCGCAGCGGGTGTGACCAAGGCCAGCGCCCTGGAAAACCTGCGGGTCCGCCTTGGCTTCGAAGAACACCTGACGGTTGCGGTGGGGGACGGCCGGAACGACATCGAAATGCTCACCTGGGCCGGCCGCGGCGTCGCCATGGGGCAGGCCCCGGCGGAAGTGGTCGCCGCAGCGGACGAAGTCACTCACTCAGTGCACGACGACGGCGCCGCCCACGTGCTGCGCAGCCTCCTCTAAGGCGCTGAGGGCACCGTCCGCTGCCGCGATTCCGGTGCGGGCCTGGAGCCAAGGCAGAATAGAGGCATGACCCTTACGACGTTCGCCCTCGTCCGCCATGGCCAGACCGACTGGAATGCCGAGCGCCGGCTGCAGGGATCAACCGACATCCCCCTGAACGACGTCGGACGCGGCCAGGCGCGGGACGCCGTCGGCATCCTGGCTCCGTACGAATGGGACGCCATCGTCTCCTCCCCGCTCAGCCGCGCTGCCGAGACCGCGGACCTGATCGCCGAAGGGCTCGGGCTCACCGTGGCCCGGCGCGTCCCGGAACTCACCGAACGCAGCTTCGGCCCGGCCGAAGGGATGCAGGCCGGCCCCGAGCTGGAGGCGCTGCGCGTGCCCGGCGGGTTCAAGGGCGCCGAAAGTGAAGACGAAGCCGCCGACCGCGGCCTCGCAGCGCTGGAAGCCCTGGCCGGGGAGTTCCGCGGCCAGCGGCTCCTGGTGGTCACGCATGGCACGCTGCTGCGCGTCAGCCTCAGCCGCGCCATCGGCCAGACGCTGGCGAGCGTGGACAATGCGGCCCTCAACCTGGCGCACCACCACGCGATCGATGGCTGGAAGCTGGAGTACTTCAACGGTGAGCCGGTCCTGGCCGCCACCGGGAGCTAAAGCCCGGAAAAGCCCTGCGGCAATTGACGACGGCGGGACCCGGCTCAGGCGGTCAGCCCACCAGCGCTCAGCGCACCTCAAGGATCAGCGCCAGCAGTCTCGCGGCAGCGGGCCGGGCGGCGTGTTCCTCATTCCACTGTGCCCGGGCCACCGCTTTGCTGACGGCCTGGGTGGTGATGCCCAGCTCCTGCGCCACCGCTTTCTGCTGGCCGCGGACCCCGGGGGTCAGCAGGTCCAGCACGCGCCATTCCGCGCCTGACCGGTCGCGCACGATATGGCCCAGCAGCCGCAGGATTGCTTCGGCGTCGTGGGCAACGTCGACCAGTGGCCCCTCCACCGCAACCGGCACCCGCTCCTTGCTGGTGCGGAGCCGGTCCACGGCCCGGCGCGCATAGACCAGGCCGTGCCCGGACGCGTCCTTGACCTGGTTGGGCAGCGGCTCGTTCACGGGCCCCGCTCCGATACCCACGTACCAGTGCCCGCTTCGCAGCGCGATCAGCGCGGCGTCCACGGCCTGGTGCGGGCAGTCGACGATCCCCTGGACTTCGTCCTCGACCGACCTGTCAAAATCCAGGCGCGCGGGAATGTGCCGCAGCGCCTTGAGCAGCTGCGGCACCTGGTCGCCGTCGCGGCGGCTGTCCGTCTGGTTGATGGTCAGGGTGAACATTCTGGGTCCACACTACCCGGAAGTAGGAATTGCGAAACGGCCGGTTTCGCCTTGGGCGGCCCGCCGGTCCCCACCCCGGCAAACGGCTGGGAGTCCGCATCGCATGGACGCGGACCCCCAGCCACAGACCGGCAGGCCAACAGGCCCGGGTCAGTTTCCCTGTTCCGCAGCGGCGCCCGCTGCCGGGAAACGGTCCCAGGCGCGGTGGGCGGCGATGAGCCCCGAAAGTTCGGTGGTTACCGAGGCAGCATCGTTCCCGCCAATTACCCCTGCGGCCCCCTGCGGGATGCCGGCCGCTTCCAGGACGGCCGAGCCGGAGCCCCAGGCGGCGATGGCCTTGGCATGGCGGTAGGCCTCGGACAGCATGAGAGCCACCCGCGGATCCAGTCCGTCAGCCGGCTCCCCGGCCTTGGCGTCGCGCCCCGCGGACGCATCGGGCGCGGGCTGCTTGCCCCCGGCCACGATGAGGGCGTCAAACTCTGTGGACCGTGCCGTGAGGAAGGTCCGCTGCACCGTCACCGACGACCCGTCGGAGGAAAGCACGCCCCCGTTGGGTGCGATGACCAGCGGGACCATGCCCTCGCCGTCGAGCGCCTTCCGGGCCGCCTCCACCTGGGACAGGTCGCTGGAGGGATCGGCGATGATGCCCACAATGCGCCCGGCAACAGGCCACGTTCCACCCACCTGGGACACGGAAGGGCTGGGATCCCGGTCCGGGACCTGCTCCGTGGCCTCCGGCGCGGGCATGCCCAGGCCGGCGGCCACCGCGGTGCAGAGCCCGGAGTCGATATTGGCCAGGGCCTGCAGCTGGCGTTCGCGGACGGCGCTTTCGTAGCACTTGCCGAGCTCGAACGTGTAGGCCTGGATCACATGGTCCTGCTCCACGGCGCTCAGGCTGCGGAAGAACAGCCGGGCCTGGCTGTAGTGGTCATCGAAGGAGGCCGGGTTGCGCCGCTCCTTGATGGATTCCGCCACCGCTTCCGGTACGTCCACGAACGCGCCCATGTCCTGCCCGGCCAGGAACGGGCAGCCGCCATCCAGCGAATTGGGCCGGTAGGGGGCAACCCCGGAGTGGACCGCCGTTTGGTGCATGCCGTCGCGGAGCATGTCGTTGACCGGGGCCTGCGGCCGGTTGATGGGGATCTGCGCGAAGTTGGGGCCGCCCAGGCGTGAAATCTGGGTGTCCAGGTAGGAGAACAGGCGCACCTGCAGCAGGGGATCGTTGGTGACGTCGATGCCCGGAACCAGGTGCCCCGGGTGGAAGGCCACCTGCTCGGTTTCCGCGAAGTAGTTGGTGGGGTTCGCGTTAAGGGTCATGAGCCCGATGGGCTGCACCGGCGCCAGTTCCTCGGGGACGAATTTGGTGGGATCCAGCAGGTCGATTCCCTGGAACATCTGGTCTTCCGTGTCCGGGAAGGTCTGGATTCCCAGTTCCCACTCCGGGTAGGCGCCGGCCTCGATGGCATCAGCCAGATCGCGCCGGTGGAAGTCCGGGTCCATGCCGTTGATGATCTGGGCTTCTTCCCAGACCAGCGAGTGCACGCCCTGCTTGGGCTTCCAGTGGAACTTCACCAGGGTGGTGTCGCCGGCGGCGTTGACGAGCCGGAAGGTGTGGACGCCGAAGCCCTCCATGGTCCGGTATGACCGGGGGATGCCGCGGTCCGACATGTTCCACAGGGTGTGGGCCTGCGCCTCGGTGTGGAGCGATACGAAGTCCCAGAACGTGTCGTGCGCGCTCTGGGCCTGCGGAATCTCGCGGTCCGGGTGGGGCTTGGCCGCGTGCACCACATCCGGGAACTTCATGCCGTCCTGGATGAAGAAGACGGGAATGTTGTTCCCTACGAGGTCGTAGGTGCCCTCATCGGTGTAGAACTTCGTGGAGAACCCCCGGGTGTCCCGCACGGCGTCGGCTGACCCACGGGAGCCAAGCACCGTGGAAAACCGAACAAACACGGGCGTTTCGACGTCCGCGGCAAGGAAACCGGCGCGCGTTACCTTCGACGCCGTGCCGTAGGACCGGAACACCCCGTGCGCGCCCGCGCCGCGTGCGTGGACAACGCGCTCCGGGATCCGTTCGTGGTCAAAGTGGGTGATCTTCTCGCGCAGGTGGTGGTCCTGCAGCAGGATGGGGCCGCGGGCGCCGGCCTTCAGGGAATGGTCCGTATCCTGCAGCCGCAGGCCCTGGGCCGTGGTCAGGTACTGGCCGGACTGGGCGCGGGCGGTGGCCGGCGCGCCGGTAGGGCTGCCCGTGGGGGACACGGCCTCGGGGCCGCGCTGGTCCGGTTTGGGCGGCAACGGCTCCCGCGGGCTGGTGGGCTCCTCGAACGCCGGCGGCTCGCTGGACGGAGCCCCGGGAATTACAACGTCGTCTTCGGCTGGCATGTCTTGATCTCCCCACGTTTTGATGTTCCCAGCCTCCGCCTCAGCGAAAGCTAAGCTTGCTTAGTACCCTACAGGTGCCGAAGGCGGTAAAGGGAAGGTCCGACGGCGGGGGTTGCCTCCCTGCCCCTCCATCTGTTGCGATGGGGAAACGGCCGCCTGCAGCGGCACACCCGAGGTGAGGATGGTTATGGCCGGCAGCACTGGGCGCGATGGAATGCAGGACACAATGCAGCAGGACGACGTGTGGCAGGAAGGCATCGGGCAGGGGGAACTGGAACTCGTCGACCGCTGGTGGCGCGCCGCCAACTATCTCTCGGTGGGCCAGATCTACCTGCGGTCCAACCCGCTGCTGC is a window from the Arthrobacter sp. NicSoilC5 genome containing:
- the serS gene encoding serine--tRNA ligase; protein product: MIDVKDLSENPDKFRASQRARGADESVVDAIISANSARREALLRFENLRAEQNAFGKKVAKAKGEEKQALLAEVKELANSVKAASAEADAAQTKQEELLRTIPNLVEDGVPEGGEDDYVVVKTVGTPREFPDFEPKDHLEIGELIGAIDMERGAKVSGARFYFLRGVGARLEMALLQMAMDQAIQAGFIPMITPTLVRPETMQGTGFDVKHDAEIYRLAEDDLYLVGTSEVALAGYHADEILDFSAGPIRYAGQSSCYRREAGSHGKDTRGIIRVHQFNKVEMFIYTTVEEAAAEHQRLLAWEEEMLAKCELPYRVIDTAAGDLGTSAARKYDCEAWVPTQNAYRELTSTSNCTTFQARRLNIRERVVNAEGVSKGTRAVATLNGTLATTRWIVALLEHHQNADGSVNVPKALQKYLGGLEVLPVL
- a CDS encoding catalase, translating into MPAEDDVVIPGAPSSEPPAFEEPTSPREPLPPKPDQRGPEAVSPTGSPTGAPATARAQSGQYLTTAQGLRLQDTDHSLKAGARGPILLQDHHLREKITHFDHERIPERVVHARGAGAHGVFRSYGTASKVTRAGFLAADVETPVFVRFSTVLGSRGSADAVRDTRGFSTKFYTDEGTYDLVGNNIPVFFIQDGMKFPDVVHAAKPHPDREIPQAQSAHDTFWDFVSLHTEAQAHTLWNMSDRGIPRSYRTMEGFGVHTFRLVNAAGDTTLVKFHWKPKQGVHSLVWEEAQIINGMDPDFHRRDLADAIEAGAYPEWELGIQTFPDTEDQMFQGIDLLDPTKFVPEELAPVQPIGLMTLNANPTNYFAETEQVAFHPGHLVPGIDVTNDPLLQVRLFSYLDTQISRLGGPNFAQIPINRPQAPVNDMLRDGMHQTAVHSGVAPYRPNSLDGGCPFLAGQDMGAFVDVPEAVAESIKERRNPASFDDHYSQARLFFRSLSAVEQDHVIQAYTFELGKCYESAVRERQLQALANIDSGLCTAVAAGLGMPAPEATEQVPDRDPSPSVSQVGGTWPVAGRIVGIIADPSSDLSQVEAARKALDGEGMVPLVIAPNGGVLSSDGSSVTVQRTFLTARSTEFDALIVAGGKQPAPDASAGRDAKAGEPADGLDPRVALMLSEAYRHAKAIAAWGSGSAVLEAAGIPQGAAGVIGGNDAASVTTELSGLIAAHRAWDRFPAAGAAAEQGN
- a CDS encoding HAD family hydrolase, with product MTTLTETSVAGNDDRRDNNRDYNQNNISLAAVDRKFMVALDVDGTLVNHDGHMSPGVREAAQAVVAAGHEVMIATGRSLNATLPIIEKIGIERGYAVCCNGGVTLRLHPELDNGYEVIHKATFDPAPALRALRERLPSAKYALEDADGNFLSTERFQDASFGVEAVGVDFHTMLEATAVRVVVFSTENTPEEFNEAINHVGLAGVTYSVGWTAWLDIAAAGVTKASALENLRVRLGFEEHLTVAVGDGRNDIEMLTWAGRGVAMGQAPAEVVAAADEVTHSVHDDGAAHVLRSLL
- a CDS encoding histidine phosphatase family protein, whose amino-acid sequence is MTLTTFALVRHGQTDWNAERRLQGSTDIPLNDVGRGQARDAVGILAPYEWDAIVSSPLSRAAETADLIAEGLGLTVARRVPELTERSFGPAEGMQAGPELEALRVPGGFKGAESEDEAADRGLAALEALAGEFRGQRLLVVTHGTLLRVSLSRAIGQTLASVDNAALNLAHHHAIDGWKLEYFNGEPVLAATGS